A window of Mucilaginibacter robiniae genomic DNA:
CGGTTTGCTCCGGGGTGGTCATTATAAGTATAGTAATTGCATAAACCGCTTTGCGAAAGTACCTGATAAACCCCTTTGCAGCCTAAGCAACAAAAGCTTTTATCATCCAGTTCGTAATGTGTTTCGTTGCATTCATTGCCACAATGGTAGCAGTCAACTTGTGTAAGGGTATGTACGCCCATCTTTAAGAATTTACTTAATCAAAAATCAGCCTAATTCTAAAAATGGGGAATGATGCCAGTTAAGTAAAAATATGACTAAGATCATATTTACATTACAGCTCACTTAATAACGTTTATCGTTTCTTAAGCTTTTTAATATATTAATAGCATTTTTAAGGATGCTTTAAAAAGTTTAAGTAACTTGGAACAGAACCATTTCACAAGCTAAATTATAAAAAGAGTTAGTCGTTATAACTACCTATTTTAAATTAATTTAACAATTAATCATCTGCTCGTCCAGAAATCGATTCATACTTTATTCTGAAGAAAACCTGTGCAGTGTTTGAATGCAAATCAGTAGATTCAAGCTGATCAGCATTCGGCGACTCGGAAGGAAGGCTTACCCGTTGTCTAATCAAGTATTCAGTGTAGCGAGGTCTCAAATCTCCTAGCTCATTTTCATTAGTTATCTCTTCGTATCTACCGTTAATTACTACACACCTCCAATGATTTGCGTCTCTGATTTCATCCACTTCCAAACAAACAGATGTATGTTTGCGCATCAAATCAATTTTCAAACCCTCCAGTGAGTAACATAAAACGGCATTCTCTTCATAATGGTAATGAATAGGTACTACATAAACTTTAGTTCCGTCGGTACAACCAATACGTGCCAGAAAGTTACTTTTTAAAACTTCTTGAATTTCGGTATCATTAAGTGTTCTTAACATGTTTTCTCCATTTAATTATTAATTGAACAGGATTTGCTAACTATATAAGCCAGTAAACCCTGTTCTGTATTGCTAATTAAATTTGATCGTTTTCTGTTGTTTAAAGAATGTTCTTAATCACAATACCGTATGATAACCATCATACGAATTTACTTATCAGATTCACATAATATATTTAAGTAATTATATATTAATAAGTTAAGTAATATTATACAATATACAAATCACACCTAATGTAATTAGCAGGTCCTATTTAATTTAAGTTTAAAATATTTATAGGGTTCATCCGTCTTTAACTACTGCACTTGCATGCACGTATTTATATGAAACAACGTATTGCTTATATTACACTTATTTGGATTTTAACTGATCTTTACTTTTTCCAAGCTGTTCATACTCTATCCAACAATGCTCTTATAGTATATGGTTATTGGCTAATCGACCTGATACTGGTTGGTGGTATTTTTTACGTAAGCCGTGGGCAACGTATGCGTCAGCACCCTCGGTTAGTTTCGGTGTTAATGGCATTGATGTTACTGGCTGTTGTACCCAAAATATTTGGTTCAACCGTGCTATTGTTGGAAGATATTACCAGACTATTTCGTGGCTTTCCGCCAAGAAGTTATTGGGTTAGTTTAACAACAGTAGTTATTGCTGCTATCCCGTTCTTCGCTTTACTTTTTGGTCTTACGCAAGGACGACATCATTACCAAGTACTTCGTGAAACGTTGGAGTTTGACGACTTGCCGGATGCATTTGATGGTTTTACCATTACCCAGCTTTCAGATATACATTCGGGAAGTTTTACCAGCGAAAAAGGTGTAGGAAAAGGATTAGCCTTAGTTAATGCACAAAAGAGTGACATCATTTTATTTACAGGCGATTTGGTAAACAACAAAGCTTCTGAAATGGACCGATGGATCCCTGCTTTTGCCAAACTTCAGGCATCCTATGGTAAATACTCGGTGTTAGGCAACCATGATTATGGCGATTATGTACAATGGGAAAACCTTGGTGATAAACAAGCTAACCTAAACCAGCTTAAAAAAATACACGAGGAAATTGGTTTCAATTTGCTCCTGAATGAAGCTACACAGATTAAAAAAGACGGACAAGCTATAACATTAGTAGGCGTAGAAAACTGGGGTAAAGGCTTTCATCAATATGGTGATTTGAAAAAGGCCACCGCAAATGTAGCAGACAGTGCCTTTAAAATACTCCTCTCTCATGATCCTACCCATTGGGAAGCGGTTACACTAAAGCACCATCAACCGGTTCATTTAACACTGGCTGGGCACACACATGGTATGCAGTTCGGTATCGAGTTTTTAGGTTTGAAATGGAGCCCGGCGAAATATATTTACCGGAACTGGGCTGGGTTATACAAACAAAACAACCAATACCTGTATGTAAACCGGGGTTTTGGCTTTTTAGGTTTTAAAGGTCGCGTAGGTATCTGGCCAGAAATTACAGTGATTACATTAAAAAAGAAACACATTAAATGAATATCACAATCCACTTATACGTAACAAGTTAAATTACCAACCTCATGTATAACTAAGCATTAAATTTAAGTACAAGCTTGTATTTACCGAAGATAGATTATTGTGTTCCTGTTAAATGATTAGTTAAAATGATATTGCAATCTGTTATCTTTGTGCTAACGTTCTTTACAAGAATAAATCTTCCAGCAGCAAAGGTTTTCGGCGAGAGTCGGAACGAAGAAGGAACCGTGTGCAAATCACGGGCTGTCGCGCAACTGTAAGTTTTACAATGAATAGCAAATAGCATGAGGTAATTTAATTTTCCAAACTGCTATCAGCATTCATTACTGTTAAGCACATGCCACTGTTAGCTATTAGCTTATGGGAAGGCGCTTAATGGAAAACGAGCCAGGAGACTTGCCTATGCTGTTTTAAGACCGATGCTTTCGCGATTGAAGCAGTAGTCCATGGACAAACATGAATGTCATGAACACAAGGGAAGAGTTGCGCCCGATTGTACTGGCTTTCTATTGTTTATTTCTACCCTATTTTCCCGAAAGTGTACCAAAAACGTAAGGAGCATTAATTATCTATTAATGTTTAACCAAAAGTTTTATGCGTATGCTTAAAAACAACCTCGGCTACCCCAGAGTGGGCAGCCACCGACAATTAAAAAAAGCCTGTGAACAATACTGGGCAGGCAAAATTGACAAAGGCGAACTACACCAAGTTGCCCGGAAAATCAAAGAAGAAAACTGGCAGTTACAGATAGATGCCGGCATTGACCTGATTCCATGTAATGATTTCAGTTACTATGATCAGGTACTGGACATGAGCTTGCTATTAGGTGTCATACCTACCCGTTACACTCAGGTAGTATCTAGCGTAAAAGAAAATGACGAGCTTGACCTCTATTTTGCTATGGCTCGTGGCTACCAGAAAGATGGGCTGGATGTTACAGCCATGGAAATGACCAAATGGTTTGATACCAACTACCACTACATTGTGCCTGAGTTTACAGCTAACCAAGAGTTTCGTGTATTTTCAGAAAAGCTTTATGCCGAGTTTAACTACGCACATCAGTACTGCGGCAAAGCAGCTAAACCCGTAATTATTGGTCCGGTATCTTACCTGCTTTTGGGTAAAGAAAAAGAAGAAGGATTTGAACGGATTGATCTTATCAAAAAGCTGGTTCCGGTTTATGTAGAAATCATCAACCGGCTGAAAGCATTAGGTGCCGAATGGGTGCAGCTTGATGAACCTTATTTAGCGTTAGACCTAAGCAAGAAAGAGAAAGAAGCATTTGCCTATGCGTACCAAGCCATCAGCAATCGTATTAGCGGCATCAAAATTTTGGTAGCTACATACTTTGATGCATTGCTGGATAATACTCATCTGGCAGTTAATTTACCTATAGCAGCCTTGCATATTGATTTAGTACGTGCTCCTGGTCAGTTGGATGAAGTACTGGCACTAATTCCTGAAAGATTATCATTATCGTTAGGCGTAGTAGATGGTCGTAATGTTTGGAAAAATAATTATCAGCAATCGTTAGAATTGGTTAACCAAGCAACTGCTGCTATTGGAAGCGACAGGATCATGATTGCGCCATCTTGTTCTTTATTACATTCTCCTTATGATCTTGATCTGGAAACCCAATTGGATTACGGTTTGAAAAACTGGATGGCGTTTGCCAAACAAAAGTTAACAGAAGTAAAAGAGTTATTCGATATCAGCCAAGGAAATACAACTTCATTACAAGCTAATCAGCAAGCTCTTGATACTCGCAGCTCATCAAAATTAGTGCATAAAGAAGTGGTGAAGCAACGCGTGGCTGATATTACTGATACGGATGCTCAAAGAGGGAGTGCCTTTGCTATACGCCAACAATTACAACAAAAGCGTTTTCAACTACCTTTATTTCCAACTACAACAATTGGTTCTTTCCCGCAAACAGATGATATACGCAAGCTAAGAGCTAAGTTAAAAAAGGGCGAGATTACACAAGCAGAGTACGAGCAGGCTATTGAACAAGCTACTATAGATACCATTCGCTTACAGGAAGAAATTGGCTTGGATGTTCTGGTACATGGCGAGTTTGAGCGTAATGATATGGTAGAGTATTTCGGCGAGCAATTAGAGGGTTATTTGTTCACCCAAAACGGCTGGGTACAAAGTTATGGTAGCCGCTGTGTAAAACCACCGGTTATTTACGGTGATGTAAGCCGCCCTAAAGATATGACGGTGCGTTGGAGCAGCTTTGCTGCTGCACAAACTGAAAAGCACATGAAAGGCATGCTAACAGGACCTATCACCATATTACAATGGTCATTTGTACGTGACGATCAGCCAAGATCAGTTACTGCCAACCAAATTGCCTTAGCTATACGTGACGAAGTAGTAGCGCTTGAACAAGCTGGTATCGGCATTATTCAAATTGATGAGCCTGCTATTCGTGAAGGATTACCGTTGCGTAAAGCCAACTGGCCAACTTACTTGGATTGGGCAATTAAGGCTTTCCGTATTTCGGCCAGTGGTGTGCAGAATGAAACACAGATTCATACCCATATGTGCTACAGTGAATTTAATGATATTATTGAAAACATTGCGGCTATGGATGCTGACGTAATCACCATCGAAACGTCGCGTTCACAAATGGAACTGCTGGAAGCTTTTGCAGATTTCGAATACCCGAATGAGATTGGCCCAGGTGTATACGATATCCACTCCCCACGTGTACCTAGCACAGAAGAGATGGTTAGCTTGCTAGAAAAGGCAGCAACACTGCTGCCTGCAGAAAACATCTGGGTAAATCCGGATTGTGGTTTAAAAACCCGTAAGTGGCCTGAAACAAAGGCCGCCTTGGAAAACATGGTTGCAGCAGCTAAACAAGCTCGCGAAAAGCAAGTTGAACCAGAAACACTGTAAAATAACAAAGCCTTGCTACTAATTAGCAAGGCTTTGTTGTTTATCATAACACTTCTAAGTGTAGAATTACCGTTGTGGAATAGTGTTTGTTAATTATTCAAGTATACAAATAGCTAACATGACCAATAAAGAAATACTAAAAGATACCAGCCGGATATTATTAGGATCAGCTCTGGTATTTGCAGGCGTTAGCCACCTAAGTTTTGCCCGCAAAGAATTTCAGGCGCAAGTACCTAACTGGATACCTTTAGAAAAAGATGACACCGTAGTATATTCTGGCTTTGTTGAAATTGCATTAGGTAGTGCTTTGATATTCACTCCTAAAAAGCATCGAGAAACCGTAGGCAAAGTTGCGGCCGCGTTTTTTGCAGCAGTTTTCCCGGGCAACATTGCACAGTACACTCATGATCGTAGTGCTTTTGGTTTAAACACTGATAAAAAGCGATTTGCAAGATTATGGTTTCAACCAGCTCTTGTTTATTGGGCACTTAAAAGCACAAGCAAATAAACCTACTTATTAGGTTTATTTGCTCTTCAATATATCAGATTAATTTAGCCTGATATTTTCTGATGATAAATCCTGGTTTAAATCTATCAGAATACTATTGCTTACCGTGTTTTTTGGTGTTAGTACCGGTATACTAAAATAGAACGTAGAACCTTTTCCTGGCTCACTTTCTATCCAGAACCTACCTTGATGACGCTTAAGCACTTCGGACGATATAAACAAGCCCAATCCTAAACCTTCAAAACGCATGGCTGTGTTATCTACACGATAATAACGGTCAAACAATTTATCAATGTGTGCTTGGTCAATACCAATACCAAAATCCTGCACTGAAACGGTAACGTGGTCATTGTCTAGCCAGCTCTTTACTACCACCTTCTCTCCTTTCGGCGAATATTTTACTGCATTAGATAAAAAATTATTTATCACCTGCTCCAACCGGAATTGGTCTCCGGTAAAAGTTATTTCTACCGCACTCTCTAACATGATTTGATGAGAAGGCGATATATGCTGAACACTCTCAATGCTGTCTTTTAAAAGTTGCTTAAAGCTAAATGGCTGCATGTGATATTCCAATTTACCAGCATTCAGTTTAGTAACATCCAATAAATCTGAAATGAGCTTTTCCAGACGCAAGATGTGTTCGGATGATTTACTCATGAAATTGCTCAGCTTTTCCGTATCACGCGTGCGTTGCATGATTTGATTAAAAGCTTTAATACTGGTGAGCGGCGTTTTTAACTCATGACTAGCTATAGATAAGAATTCATCTTTCTTTTGCTCATTTGCTTTCTGCAAATCTATGTTGGTATTGGTACCGATCCACAACTTAATCTGGCCGTTTTCAATTAAAGGCACAGCTTTACCCAAGTGCCAGTAGTATGACCCGTCGGCAAATCGTATGCGGAATTCAACAGTGTAATCCTTACCAGTCTTTAGCGATTTCATCCATAACTCGGCGGCTCTATTGAAATCCTCCGGATGAATAAACTTTTGCCAGCCATAACTAACTGCAACTTCCGAATCATAACCCAGTTGCTGGCTAGCTAATTGGTTCACATAGTTTATAGTTCCATCTGGCGTTGCTGTCCAAACCTGTTGTGGCATAGCATTTAGTAAAAAGCGGAAGCGCTCTTCACTATCCTTTAATTCATGAACTGTGAGCTGGAGCTGATCTTGAATAGCAATCAGCTCTTCATTTGTACTTACCAGTTCCTCGTTAGAAGCCATCATTTCTTCATTAATGACGGTTAGCTCTTCGTTGGTTGCGGCTAATTCTTCCGTCGTTTCCTGTAATTCAGCTTTGCTAAATTCTAAGTCATTCCGGCTTTCTACTAGTTCGGTAATATCAATTACAGTAACGAGCAATGATTCTACATTACCATTTTGATCCAGTATGGGATCATACGAGAACTTAGCATAATGTGTATGCAAGGAGCCATCTACTGCAGCCAAGGTAACCGGAGTTTCAGGTAAGGCTATTCGCTCCTTTGTTTCAAATACATTACGCATGCGTGCAGGGTTTGGCTGATCAACCAGTTCAGGAAAAACATCTGTTAAGGTAAAGCCAATTACCTGCTCACTGTTACGCCGCCATATGTTCAGCATGGGCTGGTTAGCTTGTTCAATAACCAGCTCTCGTCCTCTAAGAATCGCCATGGCTACCGGTGTATTGCTTACCATAACCTGAAAGCGGTATTTGGCTGCCTCAATAGCTAAACGGTTATGTACTTGCTCAGTTACTTCAGTAGCCACAATCATGATGCTATGCGTAACCCCATTCTCGTTTTTAAGAGGCTTAAATACAAAGTTGGTATAAATCTGCTTCAGTACACCGTTGTATTCCATAATGCCAGGTGCTTCATTACCCAAAAATGCTTCGCCACTTTCAAAAACCTGTTTTAAAACAGGGAAAAAGCTTTGCCCTTCAATTTCCGGAAGTGCCTGGTATATAGTTTTGCCAATTACCGCATCAGACTTACCCCAAATTTTTAAAACATATTGATTTGCCTGTTCAACTATAAAATCAGGTCCTTTGAATACAGCAATAGCTACGGGTGCGTCATCAATCATGTAACGAAGATTACTTTCGCTCTCCGCCAATTCACTTGTCCGTTTTGCCACCCGACTTTCAAGTTCCATGTTCAACTCATGCAAACTATCTTGTGTTTGCCGCAACTCTTCATTGATGGAAAATAGCTCCTCATTAGCTGCAGACAATTCGCCATTTAAAACCTGTTCACGCTCTAACATGAGGCTTTGCCGATGTTCCTTTTCAACTGCTTCGGAACCCAATACACGTTCAGTTACATCGGTAGCGGTGTGCAACAAACAATATATTTCTCCCTCACTATTTTGCAAGGCACGGTATTCATAATCATAATACTTAACCTGTAAACGGTCATCTACATATAATTCCGCAGGTACATTGGTGCCGTTAAAAGTGTTTCCTGTTCTAAGTACCGATTGTAATTGTGCAATAAAAACTTGCCCTTGCAGTTCCGGTACAGCTATAGCCAATGGCAAACCAACTATTGATCGATCTTTACCCCAAAAGGCCAACATGGCATCGGTAACAGCTTCAACAATCAAGTCATCGGTTGTATATATGGCCGTAGCAATATGCGAAGAAGAAAATATATTGAGTAACTGATTGCAAGTAAGCAGCGTAGTATTGTTCATAATCCTTAAAGAGCCTGTAAAGATAATGTTAATAACGCCCTTTTTCAGACTTAATTACGTCATAAATTATAATATAAATAATTCATAATGTATGCTTTTATCACATCAACATCAAAGCCAACTAGTATTCCTAACTAGGTTATTATTTTTGTAGTTTATTCATGTATCACTAAGTAATATTTATATTAACTAAATGAAGATGGTTTAATTTGTAAAACCATACAAGCACTATGATTAAGAAAGGTAATGAAAGCTGGTTTCGTATGTTATTTATCTGGAGAGGTTCGGTACTTCCAAAATTATTACCTCGTTTAATCCTGCTTCTGTTACTTTCTATCGGTATTGTATTTTTTAAAGGAACTTTATTCAATTATAAAGTCCCTTTAAACCCTACGCCTTTTACCTTATTTGGCATTGCACTCGCTTTATTTTTAGGTTTTCGGAACAATGCCAGCTATGATCGTTTTTGGGAAGCTCGCAAACTTTGGGGCGCTTTGCTGAATGATACCCGCTCGCTGGTTCGCCAATCCATAACATTAACTAGCTATTCGGCACAAAGTGAAGAAGTAATCAGCTTTGTTCGTTACCTGACAGCTTTAGTTTACGCACTGAAACACCAGTTAAGAAACACTGATGCCTCAGCCGACTTACAGCAAAGATTACCTCAAGAGTTAGCAGCGAGAATAAATGCAACTCTCTACAAGCCAATCATGATATTGAAAGAGCTTGGATGTTGGATCAAAGAGGCTAAACTTCAGGGGAAGATGGATTCTATACAACAAACGGCAATGGATGAAAACTTAAATAAGCTTTCAGATATAATTGGTGGTTGTGAAAGGCTGGCATCAACGCCAATACCTTATACTTACAGCATTCTGCTGCATCGTACTGTTTACCTGTATTGCTTGATGTTACCTTTTGGCTTTGTAGATAGCTTGGGCTGGTTTACACCATTGGTAGTAGTTTTTATTGCCTACACCTTTGTGGCCCTAGAGGCTATAGCCGACGAGATAGAAGACCCTTTTGGCACGGAGGCTAATGATTTAGCATTAAACGCTATGAGTATTTCTATTGAAACTACTTTGCTTGAAATGGTTGAACAGCCTCTACCTCTTCAACCAACAAGTAAAAACAATATTATTGATTA
This region includes:
- a CDS encoding pyridoxamine 5'-phosphate oxidase family protein, with product MLRTLNDTEIQEVLKSNFLARIGCTDGTKVYVVPIHYHYEENAVLCYSLEGLKIDLMRKHTSVCLEVDEIRDANHWRCVVINGRYEEITNENELGDLRPRYTEYLIRQRVSLPSESPNADQLESTDLHSNTAQVFFRIKYESISGRADD
- a CDS encoding metallophosphoesterase: MKQRIAYITLIWILTDLYFFQAVHTLSNNALIVYGYWLIDLILVGGIFYVSRGQRMRQHPRLVSVLMALMLLAVVPKIFGSTVLLLEDITRLFRGFPPRSYWVSLTTVVIAAIPFFALLFGLTQGRHHYQVLRETLEFDDLPDAFDGFTITQLSDIHSGSFTSEKGVGKGLALVNAQKSDIILFTGDLVNNKASEMDRWIPAFAKLQASYGKYSVLGNHDYGDYVQWENLGDKQANLNQLKKIHEEIGFNLLLNEATQIKKDGQAITLVGVENWGKGFHQYGDLKKATANVADSAFKILLSHDPTHWEAVTLKHHQPVHLTLAGHTHGMQFGIEFLGLKWSPAKYIYRNWAGLYKQNNQYLYVNRGFGFLGFKGRVGIWPEITVITLKKKHIK
- the metE gene encoding 5-methyltetrahydropteroyltriglutamate--homocysteine S-methyltransferase — translated: MLKNNLGYPRVGSHRQLKKACEQYWAGKIDKGELHQVARKIKEENWQLQIDAGIDLIPCNDFSYYDQVLDMSLLLGVIPTRYTQVVSSVKENDELDLYFAMARGYQKDGLDVTAMEMTKWFDTNYHYIVPEFTANQEFRVFSEKLYAEFNYAHQYCGKAAKPVIIGPVSYLLLGKEKEEGFERIDLIKKLVPVYVEIINRLKALGAEWVQLDEPYLALDLSKKEKEAFAYAYQAISNRISGIKILVATYFDALLDNTHLAVNLPIAALHIDLVRAPGQLDEVLALIPERLSLSLGVVDGRNVWKNNYQQSLELVNQATAAIGSDRIMIAPSCSLLHSPYDLDLETQLDYGLKNWMAFAKQKLTEVKELFDISQGNTTSLQANQQALDTRSSSKLVHKEVVKQRVADITDTDAQRGSAFAIRQQLQQKRFQLPLFPTTTIGSFPQTDDIRKLRAKLKKGEITQAEYEQAIEQATIDTIRLQEEIGLDVLVHGEFERNDMVEYFGEQLEGYLFTQNGWVQSYGSRCVKPPVIYGDVSRPKDMTVRWSSFAAAQTEKHMKGMLTGPITILQWSFVRDDQPRSVTANQIALAIRDEVVALEQAGIGIIQIDEPAIREGLPLRKANWPTYLDWAIKAFRISASGVQNETQIHTHMCYSEFNDIIENIAAMDADVITIETSRSQMELLEAFADFEYPNEIGPGVYDIHSPRVPSTEEMVSLLEKAATLLPAENIWVNPDCGLKTRKWPETKAALENMVAAAKQAREKQVEPETL
- a CDS encoding DoxX family protein → MTNKEILKDTSRILLGSALVFAGVSHLSFARKEFQAQVPNWIPLEKDDTVVYSGFVEIALGSALIFTPKKHRETVGKVAAAFFAAVFPGNIAQYTHDRSAFGLNTDKKRFARLWFQPALVYWALKSTSK
- a CDS encoding PAS domain-containing protein; translation: MNNTTLLTCNQLLNIFSSSHIATAIYTTDDLIVEAVTDAMLAFWGKDRSIVGLPLAIAVPELQGQVFIAQLQSVLRTGNTFNGTNVPAELYVDDRLQVKYYDYEYRALQNSEGEIYCLLHTATDVTERVLGSEAVEKEHRQSLMLEREQVLNGELSAANEELFSINEELRQTQDSLHELNMELESRVAKRTSELAESESNLRYMIDDAPVAIAVFKGPDFIVEQANQYVLKIWGKSDAVIGKTIYQALPEIEGQSFFPVLKQVFESGEAFLGNEAPGIMEYNGVLKQIYTNFVFKPLKNENGVTHSIMIVATEVTEQVHNRLAIEAAKYRFQVMVSNTPVAMAILRGRELVIEQANQPMLNIWRRNSEQVIGFTLTDVFPELVDQPNPARMRNVFETKERIALPETPVTLAAVDGSLHTHYAKFSYDPILDQNGNVESLLVTVIDITELVESRNDLEFSKAELQETTEELAATNEELTVINEEMMASNEELVSTNEELIAIQDQLQLTVHELKDSEERFRFLLNAMPQQVWTATPDGTINYVNQLASQQLGYDSEVAVSYGWQKFIHPEDFNRAAELWMKSLKTGKDYTVEFRIRFADGSYYWHLGKAVPLIENGQIKLWIGTNTNIDLQKANEQKKDEFLSIASHELKTPLTSIKAFNQIMQRTRDTEKLSNFMSKSSEHILRLEKLISDLLDVTKLNAGKLEYHMQPFSFKQLLKDSIESVQHISPSHQIMLESAVEITFTGDQFRLEQVINNFLSNAVKYSPKGEKVVVKSWLDNDHVTVSVQDFGIGIDQAHIDKLFDRYYRVDNTAMRFEGLGLGLFISSEVLKRHQGRFWIESEPGKGSTFYFSIPVLTPKNTVSNSILIDLNQDLSSENIRLN
- a CDS encoding bestrophin family protein yields the protein MIKKGNESWFRMLFIWRGSVLPKLLPRLILLLLLSIGIVFFKGTLFNYKVPLNPTPFTLFGIALALFLGFRNNASYDRFWEARKLWGALLNDTRSLVRQSITLTSYSAQSEEVISFVRYLTALVYALKHQLRNTDASADLQQRLPQELAARINATLYKPIMILKELGCWIKEAKLQGKMDSIQQTAMDENLNKLSDIIGGCERLASTPIPYTYSILLHRTVYLYCLMLPFGFVDSLGWFTPLVVVFIAYTFVALEAIADEIEDPFGTEANDLALNAMSISIETTLLEMVEQPLPLQPTSKNNIID